One region of Tamandua tetradactyla isolate mTamTet1 chromosome 6, mTamTet1.pri, whole genome shotgun sequence genomic DNA includes:
- the CNP gene encoding 2',3'-cyclic-nucleotide 3'-phosphodiesterase isoform X2, with translation MSSSGAKDKPEMQFPFLQDEETVATLQECKTLFILRGLPGSGKSTLAQVIVDRYRDGTKMVSADTYKITPGTRGAFSEEYKQLDADLAACCHRGVRVLVLDDTNHERERLEQLFEMADQYQYQVVLVEPKTAWRLDCAQLKEKNQWKLSADELKKLKPGLEKDFLPLYFGWFLTKKSSENLRKAGQAFLDELGNHKAFKKELRHFVSGDEPREKIELVTYFGKKPPGVLHCTTKFCDYGKATGADEYAQQDVVKKSYSKAFTLTISALFVTPKTTGAQVVLSDQELPLWPNDVDKLSSSDSLPLGSRAHITLGCASDVDAVQTGIDLLDIVRQERGGNPGEEVGELNRGKLYSLGSGRWMLRLAKKMEVRAIFTGYYGKGKPVPIHSSRKGGAFQSCTII, from the exons ATGTCATCCTCAGGAGCCAAGGATAAGCCTGAAATGCAGTTTCCCTTCCTGCAGGATGAGGAGACAGTAGCCACACTGCAAGAGTGCAAGACACTCTTCATTCTGCGTGGCCTGCCAGGAAGCGGCAAGTCCACACTGGCACAGGTCATCGTGGACAGGTACCGGGATGGCACCAAGATGGTGTCTGCTGATACTTACAAGATTACCCCTGGCACTCGTGGAGCCTTTTCTGAGGAGTACAAGCAGCTGGATGCGGACCTGGCTGCCTGCTGCCACCGGGGTGTCAGAGTTCTTGTGCTAGATGACACCAACCATGAACGGGAGCGGCTGGAGCAGCTCTTTGAAATGGCCGACCAGTACCAATACCAGGTGGTGCTGGTGGAGCCCAAGACAGCATGGCGGCTGGACTGTGCCCAGCTCAAGGAGAAGAACCAGTGGAAGCTATCAGCTGATGAGTTGAAGAAGCTGAAGCCTGGGCTGGAGAAGGACTTCCTGCCACTGTACTTCGGCTGGTTCCTGACCAAGAAGAGTTCTGAGAATCTCCGCAAAGCTGGCCAGGCCTTCCTGGATGAGCTGGGGAACCACAAGGCCTTCAAGAAGGAGCTTCGACACT TTGTCTCTGGGGATGAGCCCAGGGAGAAGATTGAACTGGTCACCTACTTTGGGAAGAAACCCCCGGGCGTCCTACACTGTACAACCAAGTTCTGTGACTACGGGAAGGCCACCGGGGCAGATGAGTATGCCCAGCAGGAT GTGGTGAAGAAATCTTACTCCAAGGCCTTCACACTGACCATCTCTGCCCTCTTTGTGACACCCAAGACGACTGGAGCCCAGGTGGTATTGAGCGATCAGGAGCTGCCATTATGGCCAAATGATGTGGACAAGCTGTCATCCTCTGATAGCCTGCCCCTGGGAAGCCGTGCTCATATCACCCTAGGCTGTGCGAGTGACGTGGATGCTGTGCAGACAGGCATTGACCTCCTAGATATTGTGCGACAGGAGAGGGGGGGCAACCCAGGTGAGGAGGTGGGTGAGCTAAACCGGGGAAAGCTCTATTCCTTGGGCAGTGGGCGCTGGATGCTGAGGCTGGCCAAAAAGATGGAGGTCAGGGCCATCTTCACAGGGTACTACGGGAAGGGCAAACCTGTCCCCATACATAGCAGCCGGAAGGGGGGTGCTTTTCAGTCCTGCACCATCATTTGA
- the CNP gene encoding 2',3'-cyclic-nucleotide 3'-phosphodiesterase isoform X1, which produces MNRGFSRKSHTFLPKIFIRKMSSSGAKDKPEMQFPFLQDEETVATLQECKTLFILRGLPGSGKSTLAQVIVDRYRDGTKMVSADTYKITPGTRGAFSEEYKQLDADLAACCHRGVRVLVLDDTNHERERLEQLFEMADQYQYQVVLVEPKTAWRLDCAQLKEKNQWKLSADELKKLKPGLEKDFLPLYFGWFLTKKSSENLRKAGQAFLDELGNHKAFKKELRHFVSGDEPREKIELVTYFGKKPPGVLHCTTKFCDYGKATGADEYAQQDVVKKSYSKAFTLTISALFVTPKTTGAQVVLSDQELPLWPNDVDKLSSSDSLPLGSRAHITLGCASDVDAVQTGIDLLDIVRQERGGNPGEEVGELNRGKLYSLGSGRWMLRLAKKMEVRAIFTGYYGKGKPVPIHSSRKGGAFQSCTII; this is translated from the exons AATAGAGGCTTTTCCCGCAAGAGCCACACATTCCTGCCCAAGATCTTCATCCGCAAAATGTCATCCTCAGGAGCCAAGGATAAGCCTGAAATGCAGTTTCCCTTCCTGCAGGATGAGGAGACAGTAGCCACACTGCAAGAGTGCAAGACACTCTTCATTCTGCGTGGCCTGCCAGGAAGCGGCAAGTCCACACTGGCACAGGTCATCGTGGACAGGTACCGGGATGGCACCAAGATGGTGTCTGCTGATACTTACAAGATTACCCCTGGCACTCGTGGAGCCTTTTCTGAGGAGTACAAGCAGCTGGATGCGGACCTGGCTGCCTGCTGCCACCGGGGTGTCAGAGTTCTTGTGCTAGATGACACCAACCATGAACGGGAGCGGCTGGAGCAGCTCTTTGAAATGGCCGACCAGTACCAATACCAGGTGGTGCTGGTGGAGCCCAAGACAGCATGGCGGCTGGACTGTGCCCAGCTCAAGGAGAAGAACCAGTGGAAGCTATCAGCTGATGAGTTGAAGAAGCTGAAGCCTGGGCTGGAGAAGGACTTCCTGCCACTGTACTTCGGCTGGTTCCTGACCAAGAAGAGTTCTGAGAATCTCCGCAAAGCTGGCCAGGCCTTCCTGGATGAGCTGGGGAACCACAAGGCCTTCAAGAAGGAGCTTCGACACT TTGTCTCTGGGGATGAGCCCAGGGAGAAGATTGAACTGGTCACCTACTTTGGGAAGAAACCCCCGGGCGTCCTACACTGTACAACCAAGTTCTGTGACTACGGGAAGGCCACCGGGGCAGATGAGTATGCCCAGCAGGAT GTGGTGAAGAAATCTTACTCCAAGGCCTTCACACTGACCATCTCTGCCCTCTTTGTGACACCCAAGACGACTGGAGCCCAGGTGGTATTGAGCGATCAGGAGCTGCCATTATGGCCAAATGATGTGGACAAGCTGTCATCCTCTGATAGCCTGCCCCTGGGAAGCCGTGCTCATATCACCCTAGGCTGTGCGAGTGACGTGGATGCTGTGCAGACAGGCATTGACCTCCTAGATATTGTGCGACAGGAGAGGGGGGGCAACCCAGGTGAGGAGGTGGGTGAGCTAAACCGGGGAAAGCTCTATTCCTTGGGCAGTGGGCGCTGGATGCTGAGGCTGGCCAAAAAGATGGAGGTCAGGGCCATCTTCACAGGGTACTACGGGAAGGGCAAACCTGTCCCCATACATAGCAGCCGGAAGGGGGGTGCTTTTCAGTCCTGCACCATCATTTGA